In Canis aureus isolate CA01 chromosome 6, VMU_Caureus_v.1.0, whole genome shotgun sequence, one genomic interval encodes:
- the CXXC1 gene encoding CXXC-type zinc finger protein 1 isoform X2 — protein sequence MEGDGSDPEPPDAGEDSKSENGENAPIYCICRKPDINCFMIGCDNCNEWFHGDCIRITEKMAKAIREWYCRECREKDPKLEIRYRHKKSRERDSNERDGSEPRDEGGGRKRPAPDPDLQRRAGSGTGVGAMLARGSASPHKSSPQPLVATPSQHHQQQQQQQQQQQIKRSARMCGECEACRRTEDCGHCDFCRDMKKFGGPNKIRQKCRLRQCQLRARLSPVTPSESLPRPRRPLPTQQQPQPSQKLGRIREDEGAVASSAVKEPPEATATPEPLSDEDLPLDPDLYQDFCAGAFDDHGLPWMSDTEESPFLDPALRKRAVKVKHVKRREKKSEKKKEERYKRHRQKQKHKDKWKHPERADAKDPASLPQCLGPGCVRPAQPGSKYCSDDCGMKLAANRIYEILPQRIQQWQQSPCIAEEHGKKLLERIRREQQSARTRLQEMERRFHELEAIILRAKQQAVREDEESNEGDSDDTDLQIFCVSCGHPINPRVALRHMERCYAKYESQTSFGSMYPTRIEGATRLFCDVYNPQSKTYCKRLQVLCPEHSRDPKVPADEVCGCPLVRDVFELTGDFCRLPKRQCNRHYCWEKLRRAEVDLERVRVWYKLDELFEQERNVRTAMTNRAGLLALMLHQTIQHDPLTTDLRSSADR from the exons ATG GAGGGCGACGGCTCCGACCCAGAGCCTCCAGACGCTGGGGAGGACAGCAAGTCGGAGAACGGCGAGAACGCGCCCATCTACTGCATCTGCCGCAAACCAGACATCAACTGCTTCATGAT CGGGTGTGACAACTGCAATGAGTGGTTCCATGGGGACTGCATCCGGATCACTGAGAAGATGGCCAAGGCCATCCGGGAGTGGTACTGTCGGGAGTGCCGAG AGAAAGACCCCAAGCTGGAAATCCGTTATCGGCACAAGAAGTCACGGGAGCGGGACAGCAATGAGCGAGACGGCAGTGAGCCCCGGGATGAGGGTGGAGGGCGCAAGAGGCCTGCCCCGGATCCAGACCTGCAGCGTCGGGCGGGGTCAGGGACAGGGGTTGGGGCGATGCTTGCTCGGGGCTCTGCTTCGCCCCACAAATCCTCTCCACAGCCCTTGGTGGCCACACCCAGCCAG catcaccagcagcagcagcagcagcagcagcagcagcagatcaAACGGTCAGCCCGCATGTGTGGCGAGTGTGAGGCCTGCCGGCGCACCGAAGACTGTGGCCACTGTGACTTTTGTCGGGACATGAAGAAGTTTGGGGGCCCCAACAAGATCCGGCAGAAGTGCCGGCTGCGTCAGTGCCAGCTGCGGGCCCGG CTCTCGCCAGTGACGCCCTCAGAGTCCCTGCCACGGCCTCGCAGGCCACTGCCCAcccagcagcagccacagccaTCACAGAAGCTGGGGCGCATCCGTGAGGACGAGGGGGCAGTGGCATCATCAGCAGTCAAGGAGCCACCTGAGGCTACGGCTACACCTGAGCCACTCTCAGATGAGGACCTACCACTGGATCCTGACCTGTACCAGGACTTCTGTGCAGGGGCCTTTGATGACCATGGCCTG CCCTGGATGAGCGACACAGAGGAGTCTCCATTCCTGGACCCTGCCCTACGGAAGAGAGCAGTGAAAGTGAAGCACGTAAAGCGTCGGGAGAAGAAATCCGAGAAGAAG AAGGAAGAGAGATATAAGCGGCATCGGCAGAAACAGAAGCACAAGGACAAATGGAAACACCCAGAGCGCGCCGACGCTAAGGATCCTGCATCACTACCGCAGTGCCTGGGACCTGGCTGTGTGCGCCCTGCCCAGCCCGGCTCCAAGTATTGCTCAGATGACTGTGGCATGAAGCTGGCAGCCAA ccGCATCTACGAGATCCTCCCCCAGCGCATCCAGCAGTGGCAGCAGAGTCCCTGCATTGCTGAGGAGCACGGGAAGAAGCTGCTCGAACGTATTCGCCGTGAGCAGCAGAGTGCCCGTACCCGCCTTCAGGAGATGGAGCGCCGATTCCATGAACTTGAGGCCATCATTCTTCGTGCCAAGCAGCAGGCTGTCCGTGAGGATGAGGAG AGCAATGAGGGTGACAGTGATGACACGGACCTGCAGATCTTCTGCGTCTCCTGCGGGCACCCTATCAACCCACGTGTTGCCTTGCGCCACATGGAGCGCTGCTATGCCAAG TATGAGAGCCAGACGTCCTTTGGGTCCATGTACCCCACACGCATTGAGGG AGCTACACGACTCTTCTGTGATGTCTACAACCCTCAGAGCAAGACATACTGTAAACGGCTCCAGGTGCTGTGCCCCGAGCACTCCCGGGACCCCAAA GTGCCAGCTGATGAGGTATGTGGGTGCCCTCTTGTACGTGATGTCTTTGAGCTCACGGGTGACTTCTGCCGCCTGCCCAAACGCCAGTGTAACCGCCATTActgctgggagaagttgcggcgTGCTGAAGTGGACCTGGAGCGTGTGCGCGTG TGGTACAAGCTGGATGAGCTGTTTGAGCAGGAACGCAACGTTCGCACAGCCATGACTAACCGGGCAGGATTACTGGCCCTGATGCTGCACCAAACGATCCAGCATGACCCGCTCACTACCGACCTGCGCTCCAGTGCTGACCGCTGA
- the CXXC1 gene encoding CXXC-type zinc finger protein 1 isoform X1 encodes MEGDGSDPEPPDAGEDSKSENGENAPIYCICRKPDINCFMIGCDNCNEWFHGDCIRITEKMAKAIREWYCRECREKDPKLEIRYRHKKSRERDSNERDGSEPRDEGGGRKRPAPDPDLQRRAGSGTGVGAMLARGSASPHKSSPQPLVATPSQHHQQQQQQQQQQQIKRSARMCGECEACRRTEDCGHCDFCRDMKKFGGPNKIRQKCRLRQCQLRARESYKYFPSSLSPVTPSESLPRPRRPLPTQQQPQPSQKLGRIREDEGAVASSAVKEPPEATATPEPLSDEDLPLDPDLYQDFCAGAFDDHGLPWMSDTEESPFLDPALRKRAVKVKHVKRREKKSEKKKEERYKRHRQKQKHKDKWKHPERADAKDPASLPQCLGPGCVRPAQPGSKYCSDDCGMKLAANRIYEILPQRIQQWQQSPCIAEEHGKKLLERIRREQQSARTRLQEMERRFHELEAIILRAKQQAVREDEESNEGDSDDTDLQIFCVSCGHPINPRVALRHMERCYAKYESQTSFGSMYPTRIEGATRLFCDVYNPQSKTYCKRLQVLCPEHSRDPKVPADEVCGCPLVRDVFELTGDFCRLPKRQCNRHYCWEKLRRAEVDLERVRVWYKLDELFEQERNVRTAMTNRAGLLALMLHQTIQHDPLTTDLRSSADR; translated from the exons ATG GAGGGCGACGGCTCCGACCCAGAGCCTCCAGACGCTGGGGAGGACAGCAAGTCGGAGAACGGCGAGAACGCGCCCATCTACTGCATCTGCCGCAAACCAGACATCAACTGCTTCATGAT CGGGTGTGACAACTGCAATGAGTGGTTCCATGGGGACTGCATCCGGATCACTGAGAAGATGGCCAAGGCCATCCGGGAGTGGTACTGTCGGGAGTGCCGAG AGAAAGACCCCAAGCTGGAAATCCGTTATCGGCACAAGAAGTCACGGGAGCGGGACAGCAATGAGCGAGACGGCAGTGAGCCCCGGGATGAGGGTGGAGGGCGCAAGAGGCCTGCCCCGGATCCAGACCTGCAGCGTCGGGCGGGGTCAGGGACAGGGGTTGGGGCGATGCTTGCTCGGGGCTCTGCTTCGCCCCACAAATCCTCTCCACAGCCCTTGGTGGCCACACCCAGCCAG catcaccagcagcagcagcagcagcagcagcagcagcagatcaAACGGTCAGCCCGCATGTGTGGCGAGTGTGAGGCCTGCCGGCGCACCGAAGACTGTGGCCACTGTGACTTTTGTCGGGACATGAAGAAGTTTGGGGGCCCCAACAAGATCCGGCAGAAGTGCCGGCTGCGTCAGTGCCAGCTGCGGGCCCGG GAATCGTACAAGTACTTCCCTTCCTCG CTCTCGCCAGTGACGCCCTCAGAGTCCCTGCCACGGCCTCGCAGGCCACTGCCCAcccagcagcagccacagccaTCACAGAAGCTGGGGCGCATCCGTGAGGACGAGGGGGCAGTGGCATCATCAGCAGTCAAGGAGCCACCTGAGGCTACGGCTACACCTGAGCCACTCTCAGATGAGGACCTACCACTGGATCCTGACCTGTACCAGGACTTCTGTGCAGGGGCCTTTGATGACCATGGCCTG CCCTGGATGAGCGACACAGAGGAGTCTCCATTCCTGGACCCTGCCCTACGGAAGAGAGCAGTGAAAGTGAAGCACGTAAAGCGTCGGGAGAAGAAATCCGAGAAGAAG AAGGAAGAGAGATATAAGCGGCATCGGCAGAAACAGAAGCACAAGGACAAATGGAAACACCCAGAGCGCGCCGACGCTAAGGATCCTGCATCACTACCGCAGTGCCTGGGACCTGGCTGTGTGCGCCCTGCCCAGCCCGGCTCCAAGTATTGCTCAGATGACTGTGGCATGAAGCTGGCAGCCAA ccGCATCTACGAGATCCTCCCCCAGCGCATCCAGCAGTGGCAGCAGAGTCCCTGCATTGCTGAGGAGCACGGGAAGAAGCTGCTCGAACGTATTCGCCGTGAGCAGCAGAGTGCCCGTACCCGCCTTCAGGAGATGGAGCGCCGATTCCATGAACTTGAGGCCATCATTCTTCGTGCCAAGCAGCAGGCTGTCCGTGAGGATGAGGAG AGCAATGAGGGTGACAGTGATGACACGGACCTGCAGATCTTCTGCGTCTCCTGCGGGCACCCTATCAACCCACGTGTTGCCTTGCGCCACATGGAGCGCTGCTATGCCAAG TATGAGAGCCAGACGTCCTTTGGGTCCATGTACCCCACACGCATTGAGGG AGCTACACGACTCTTCTGTGATGTCTACAACCCTCAGAGCAAGACATACTGTAAACGGCTCCAGGTGCTGTGCCCCGAGCACTCCCGGGACCCCAAA GTGCCAGCTGATGAGGTATGTGGGTGCCCTCTTGTACGTGATGTCTTTGAGCTCACGGGTGACTTCTGCCGCCTGCCCAAACGCCAGTGTAACCGCCATTActgctgggagaagttgcggcgTGCTGAAGTGGACCTGGAGCGTGTGCGCGTG TGGTACAAGCTGGATGAGCTGTTTGAGCAGGAACGCAACGTTCGCACAGCCATGACTAACCGGGCAGGATTACTGGCCCTGATGCTGCACCAAACGATCCAGCATGACCCGCTCACTACCGACCTGCGCTCCAGTGCTGACCGCTGA